In one Acidobacteriota bacterium genomic region, the following are encoded:
- the murC gene encoding UDP-N-acetylmuramate--L-alanine ligase produces MFRKAQRIHFVGIGGSGMSGIAEVVANLGYPVSGSDLATNPSTRRLKKLGADVHRGHQSRYVQDADVVVISSAVKEDNPEVVEARRLAIPVIPRAEMLAELMRLKYGVAVAGSHGKTSTTAMVAEVLDAGDLDPTVVIGGRVGKLRSGAKLGQGDVMVAEADESDGSFLKMKPTIAVVTNIDREHLDHYSGLAEIQDSFVTFLSRVPFYGAAVVCLDDPNVRAILPRVDRKVITYGLTSDADVVATDVEIEGFKTRFTVIADGETLGRITLKTPGRHAVLNSLASIAVGLEFDLEFKAIANALRGFRGVDRRMQFRGEIDGARVVDDYGHHPTEIEVTLAAIRDGFGARTIAVFQPHRFSRTAALLEEFGRAFFLADHVIVTDIYAAGEAPIDGIDGKRVADEIRRQGHESVQHIPDHETVVRDLRKRLQDGDVIVTLGAGDVWKIGDTLVRQPRIVRSKRAT; encoded by the coding sequence GTGTTTCGTAAGGCTCAGCGCATCCACTTCGTCGGCATAGGCGGCTCTGGTATGAGCGGCATCGCCGAGGTTGTGGCCAATCTGGGGTACCCGGTCTCCGGCTCCGATCTCGCGACGAACCCGTCCACGCGAAGACTCAAGAAGCTAGGAGCCGATGTCCATCGTGGGCATCAATCGCGCTATGTTCAGGATGCCGATGTGGTGGTGATCTCCTCCGCGGTGAAGGAAGACAACCCCGAAGTTGTCGAGGCTCGTCGCCTCGCCATCCCGGTGATCCCCCGCGCAGAGATGCTCGCCGAACTGATGCGTCTCAAGTACGGCGTCGCCGTCGCAGGGTCTCACGGCAAGACCTCAACGACCGCCATGGTCGCCGAGGTGCTCGATGCCGGAGACCTGGACCCGACGGTCGTGATCGGCGGTCGCGTCGGAAAACTTCGATCCGGCGCGAAGCTGGGTCAAGGGGACGTGATGGTCGCGGAGGCCGACGAGTCGGACGGTTCGTTCCTCAAGATGAAGCCGACCATCGCGGTCGTCACCAATATCGATCGCGAGCATCTCGATCACTATTCCGGGCTCGCCGAGATCCAGGACTCGTTCGTCACTTTTCTCTCGCGTGTCCCGTTCTATGGTGCGGCGGTCGTCTGCCTGGACGACCCGAACGTGCGGGCGATTCTCCCCCGAGTCGATCGCAAGGTCATCACGTATGGCCTGACCAGCGACGCGGACGTCGTCGCCACCGATGTAGAGATCGAGGGGTTCAAGACTCGGTTCACCGTGATCGCAGACGGCGAGACGCTCGGACGGATCACGCTCAAGACACCGGGTCGTCATGCGGTCCTCAACAGCCTCGCCTCCATCGCCGTCGGGCTGGAGTTCGATCTTGAGTTCAAGGCAATCGCCAATGCGCTCCGCGGCTTCCGTGGCGTCGATCGACGGATGCAGTTTCGAGGCGAGATCGATGGGGCGCGCGTTGTGGATGACTACGGTCACCATCCGACCGAGATCGAAGTCACGCTCGCCGCCATCCGCGACGGCTTCGGGGCACGAACCATTGCCGTCTTTCAGCCCCATCGATTCAGCCGCACCGCGGCCCTACTCGAAGAGTTCGGCCGGGCGTTCTTCCTGGCGGATCACGTGATCGTCACGGATATCTACGCTGCCGGTGAAGCCCCGATCGATGGCATCGACGGCAAGCGGGTCGCGGACGAGATCCGACGCCAAGGTCATGAGTCTGTCCAGCACATTCCCGATCACGAAACGGTTGTCCGCGATCTTCGCAAGCGACTCCAGGATGGCGATGTCATTGTCACGCTGGGTGCGGGCGATGTCTGGAAGATCGGTGACACCCTGGTGCGCCAACCGCGGATCGTCCGTAGCAAGCGAGCGACGTGA
- a CDS encoding FtsQ-type POTRA domain-containing protein, which produces MAIRRPILAEPDHRYLRRRANRRVRKQRLTRNLFRFMMVATVNAIIASIVIYAAFRGVDHFLRSDEFALERIELRGVEHGSAEALHTRLAPFNGRNLFYLSLDDIEHTLQRDPWVREASVKRMLPRAMRISITEREPVAWVLLHGVPHMIDETGFAIGPADTASDTNLPVITGVDGLPREQLLERIRMGVSLVERLNRTSPVFAAQVSELDLSSRDRVVARTSDGGPPLLLDPEQVERNVNTYLGLRSEIAHRVGPARYVDLRWRDRIAVMPNSKNRFQEGT; this is translated from the coding sequence ATGGCGATCCGCCGCCCCATCCTCGCCGAGCCGGATCATCGCTATCTGCGACGACGAGCCAATCGTCGTGTGCGAAAGCAGCGCCTGACGCGCAACCTGTTCCGATTCATGATGGTCGCTACGGTCAACGCCATCATCGCCAGCATCGTGATCTACGCGGCGTTCCGTGGGGTCGATCACTTCTTGCGAAGTGACGAATTTGCTCTGGAGCGCATCGAGCTTCGCGGCGTCGAGCACGGTTCCGCCGAAGCGCTACACACGCGATTGGCACCGTTCAATGGTCGCAATCTGTTCTACCTATCGCTCGACGACATAGAGCACACGTTGCAGCGGGATCCATGGGTTCGTGAGGCTTCGGTCAAGCGCATGTTGCCGAGGGCGATGCGGATCTCGATAACCGAGCGAGAACCGGTCGCGTGGGTGTTGCTCCATGGGGTTCCGCACATGATCGACGAGACCGGTTTTGCGATCGGGCCGGCGGATACCGCGTCAGACACAAATCTACCCGTCATCACCGGAGTCGACGGCCTGCCACGCGAACAGCTGCTCGAGAGAATACGAATGGGTGTGAGTCTGGTCGAACGACTCAACCGTACATCGCCGGTTTTCGCTGCGCAGGTGTCGGAGCTTGACCTCTCCTCGAGGGATCGTGTGGTCGCACGCACATCCGACGGAGGTCCTCCCCTGCTGCTCGATCCCGAACAAGTCGAGCGCAACGTAAACACTTATCTCGGTCTCCGAAGCGAGATCGCCCATCGCGTTGGCCCGGCACGTTACGTGGACCTGCGCTGGCGCGACCGAATTGCCGTCATGCCAAATTCAAAGAACCGATTTCAAGAGGGCACATGA
- the ftsA gene encoding cell division protein FtsA: MSMGKNGRNVVGLDIGTSQVCCIVGEMLPEGGMQIVGLGEAVSRGLRKGVVVNMDATVDAIKAAVEEAELMAGITINEATIGIAGGHIRSFNSRGVIAVGGRERVVGQDDINRVMEAARAVSIPQDREILHVLPQEFVLDDQGGIHSPVGLVGSRLEANVHVITAASTSIQNLVSCTNRAGIEVQDTVLQQLAIAEATLSDDERELGVAVIDIGGGTTDLAIFERGSIWHTAVLPVGGDHFTNDLAVGLRTPIPDAERLKKKYGYALSGLVDQQEAIEVPTVGGRKPRLLSYQVLADILQPRAEELFALFRDEIQRAGFDRTLNAGVVLTGGGSLLPGMTEIAEQAFDMPVRLGQPLGVEGFIEPNAGPQYATSIGMGCWSAKHTTVSTRRRLPMSMPQGVVRNVGGRFRAWISEMF; the protein is encoded by the coding sequence ATGAGTATGGGAAAGAATGGCCGAAACGTCGTAGGACTCGACATCGGAACGAGCCAGGTCTGCTGCATCGTCGGCGAGATGCTCCCCGAGGGTGGGATGCAAATTGTCGGCCTTGGTGAGGCCGTCTCCCGCGGATTGCGCAAGGGTGTGGTCGTCAACATGGACGCCACGGTCGACGCGATCAAGGCCGCCGTGGAGGAGGCCGAACTGATGGCCGGCATCACCATCAACGAGGCCACCATCGGAATTGCGGGGGGCCACATCCGTTCGTTCAACAGCCGCGGCGTCATCGCGGTGGGCGGACGCGAGCGTGTCGTCGGGCAGGACGACATCAACCGCGTGATGGAGGCGGCACGCGCCGTGAGCATCCCGCAGGATCGCGAGATCCTTCACGTCCTGCCACAGGAGTTCGTCCTCGACGATCAGGGCGGAATCCACAGCCCGGTGGGACTCGTGGGATCCCGACTCGAGGCCAACGTCCACGTGATCACGGCGGCGTCGACCTCGATCCAGAACCTGGTGAGCTGCACCAACCGGGCCGGCATCGAGGTGCAGGACACGGTCCTTCAACAGTTGGCCATCGCCGAGGCGACTCTCAGCGATGACGAACGCGAGCTGGGGGTTGCGGTCATCGATATCGGAGGTGGCACCACTGACCTCGCTATCTTCGAACGAGGCTCGATCTGGCATACGGCCGTTCTCCCGGTCGGTGGGGATCACTTCACCAACGATCTGGCGGTCGGCCTGAGGACGCCGATCCCCGACGCGGAGCGACTGAAAAAGAAATATGGCTACGCGCTGAGCGGTCTCGTCGATCAGCAGGAGGCCATCGAGGTTCCCACCGTCGGAGGGCGGAAACCCCGACTCCTGTCGTATCAGGTGCTGGCCGATATCCTGCAGCCCCGGGCGGAAGAGCTCTTCGCCCTGTTCCGGGACGAGATCCAGCGGGCAGGGTTCGACCGAACGCTCAACGCCGGAGTCGTTTTGACCGGCGGCGGCAGTCTCCTACCCGGCATGACCGAGATCGCCGAACAGGCCTTCGACATGCCGGTCCGTCTAGGACAGCCCCTCGGTGTCGAGGGGTTCATCGAGCCGAATGCCGGGCCGCAATACGCGACCTCGATCGGGATGGGTTGCTGGAGTGCGAAGCACACCACGGTGTCGACACGACGTCGACTGCCCATGAGCATGCCGCAGGGTGTCGTGCGAAATGTCGGAGGTCGATTCAGGGCGTGGATTTCTGAAATGTTCTGA
- the ftsZ gene encoding cell division protein FtsZ, which yields MEISIDDAQINRAMIKVVGVGGGGGNAVNRMITSRVEGVEFLVANTDCQALHSNLATRKLQLGAKLTKGLGAGGNPEVGRSSALEDTEQVLEGLSGADMVFVTTGLGGGTGTGAAPIIANLAKELGALVVAVVTLPFNFEGRRRRMQAEEGLNELRQVVDTVITIPNDKLLHTVETGTPMNEAFMIADDILRQAVQGISDLITVPGEINLDFADVKSVMSGMGMALMGTGIADGEHRAVEAAQRAVSSPLLEEASIHGAKGVLINISGGEDMSLHEVSESARIIQEAADPDANIIFGTVIDRAQQGTVKVTVIATGFMGDSTAERLPQHTSAAPTPSAYPSVEMAAPMAATPPKAPAEPSVSAAPSREERVYNPDLSQSLEFDSNDDGFTPNFSKMKDDLDVPAFLRKQMD from the coding sequence ATGGAGATTTCCATCGACGATGCGCAGATCAATCGCGCGATGATCAAGGTCGTCGGGGTCGGCGGTGGTGGAGGAAATGCGGTCAACCGTATGATCACCTCCCGTGTCGAGGGCGTGGAGTTCCTTGTCGCCAACACCGATTGCCAGGCGCTCCACTCCAACCTGGCGACGCGCAAGCTGCAGCTGGGAGCCAAGCTCACCAAGGGGCTCGGAGCCGGCGGAAACCCAGAAGTGGGCCGCAGTTCCGCGCTGGAAGACACCGAACAGGTGCTCGAGGGGCTCTCCGGGGCCGATATGGTGTTTGTCACCACGGGCCTGGGCGGCGGGACCGGCACCGGTGCCGCACCGATTATCGCCAATTTGGCCAAGGAACTGGGCGCTCTGGTGGTCGCCGTGGTGACTCTGCCGTTCAATTTTGAGGGCCGGCGGCGCCGGATGCAGGCTGAAGAGGGTCTGAACGAGCTTCGTCAGGTCGTCGATACGGTGATCACGATTCCCAACGACAAGTTGCTTCACACGGTCGAGACCGGAACGCCGATGAACGAGGCGTTCATGATCGCCGACGACATCCTTCGACAGGCGGTCCAGGGGATCTCCGACCTGATCACGGTTCCCGGCGAGATCAACCTCGACTTCGCCGACGTCAAGTCGGTGATGTCCGGAATGGGCATGGCGTTGATGGGCACGGGCATCGCCGATGGCGAACATCGTGCGGTCGAGGCGGCCCAACGAGCGGTCTCGTCACCGCTGCTGGAAGAGGCATCGATCCACGGCGCCAAGGGTGTTTTGATCAACATCAGTGGTGGAGAGGATATGTCGCTCCACGAGGTCTCGGAATCCGCACGGATCATTCAGGAGGCCGCGGATCCCGACGCCAACATCATCTTCGGTACGGTGATCGATCGGGCCCAGCAGGGAACCGTCAAGGTGACCGTCATCGCGACGGGGTTCATGGGGGATTCCACCGCCGAACGGCTGCCTCAGCACACGTCGGCGGCACCGACGCCGTCTGCCTACCCCAGTGTGGAGATGGCGGCTCCCATGGCCGCGACACCACCGAAGGCCCCAGCGGAGCCGTCCGTCAGCGCGGCACCTTCAAGAGAAGAGCGAGTCTACAACCCGGATCTGTCCCAGAGTCTCGAGTTTGACTCCAACGACGACGGGTTCACTCCTAACTTCTCGAAAATGAAGGATGATCTGGACGTCCCGGCGTTCCTCCGAAAACAGATGGACTGA
- the lnt gene encoding apolipoprotein N-acyltransferase gives MSSSNTSRSAWVRGPVLAGLLLGASFYVPVPLLPFVAFLPLLRWLDDASTRSTSSRLWGGILFGTVGFAIAAHFFLAVVRISWLAIPLYVGFVLLIALRVGLTVTWIGWLRRRTGLGYGILLPATWIPVEWLQTFGDLRMSGDHVGLTVAQYPFLIQIADTVGPYGVGAFALAVNGLIYDGFLAARDGDFRRPRMALGLLLVVVLSYDAWCWVRPLPEGESLRVAIVQPNIPIDEKHDEATSTRQFETLARLSRQARQDGASWIVWPESARPGPVYHWLQHDSTYRADDVAALARELDVTILFGAEYVRVRTREDYDLFNAAMAVDPSGGLQPSWYGKRYLVPFAERTPFRSLLGRFVDGKEGEWKWLAGGFEPGPDLAPVDVHGVRAGVVVCFEQLFPTLSRRMKQDGAEFGVVITNDAWWGRTRFQQHQADALRMRAVETRSDFVRAANTGISGFYDARGRMYQATDTYVEGVEVRDIRRSARPTTYSRTGDWIVAILVAGLIGAWLQAFRSTRIRPKSFAR, from the coding sequence GTGAGTTCGTCAAACACATCTCGGAGTGCGTGGGTCCGTGGTCCTGTCCTGGCAGGTCTCCTTCTTGGAGCGTCGTTCTACGTACCGGTGCCGCTCCTGCCGTTCGTGGCGTTCCTGCCGTTGCTGCGGTGGCTCGACGACGCATCGACTCGCTCCACGTCCAGCCGACTCTGGGGTGGCATCCTGTTCGGGACGGTCGGTTTCGCGATCGCCGCCCACTTCTTCCTGGCGGTCGTTCGGATCTCCTGGCTGGCGATCCCGCTTTACGTGGGGTTCGTCCTGCTCATTGCACTGCGGGTCGGTCTGACGGTGACCTGGATCGGGTGGTTAAGACGACGCACCGGCCTGGGCTACGGCATCCTGCTTCCGGCCACCTGGATCCCCGTCGAATGGTTGCAGACGTTTGGTGACTTGAGGATGAGCGGCGATCATGTCGGGCTAACCGTCGCCCAGTACCCGTTTCTCATTCAGATCGCCGACACGGTCGGACCCTACGGGGTCGGCGCATTCGCCCTGGCGGTCAACGGGTTGATCTACGACGGTTTCCTGGCGGCTCGAGACGGCGATTTCCGTCGGCCACGGATGGCGTTGGGACTCCTCCTGGTCGTGGTGCTGTCCTACGACGCATGGTGTTGGGTTCGTCCACTGCCCGAGGGCGAGTCCCTACGGGTCGCCATCGTCCAGCCCAACATCCCCATCGACGAGAAACACGACGAAGCCACCTCGACCCGACAGTTCGAGACACTGGCTCGATTGAGTCGGCAGGCCAGGCAGGACGGAGCGAGCTGGATCGTCTGGCCCGAGTCCGCGCGGCCCGGCCCGGTCTACCACTGGCTGCAGCACGACAGCACCTATCGCGCCGACGACGTCGCCGCCCTCGCCCGCGAACTGGATGTGACGATCCTGTTCGGTGCGGAATACGTGAGAGTGCGAACCCGCGAGGACTACGACCTGTTCAACGCGGCGATGGCGGTTGATCCCTCCGGCGGCTTGCAGCCCAGCTGGTACGGCAAACGGTATCTGGTGCCGTTTGCCGAACGGACGCCCTTCCGCTCACTCCTGGGGAGATTCGTCGACGGGAAGGAGGGGGAGTGGAAGTGGCTGGCAGGCGGCTTCGAGCCGGGGCCGGATCTGGCACCGGTCGATGTTCACGGCGTGCGGGCCGGTGTCGTCGTCTGTTTCGAACAACTCTTTCCCACGCTGTCGCGACGCATGAAACAGGACGGAGCAGAGTTCGGCGTCGTGATCACCAACGACGCGTGGTGGGGACGCACTCGATTCCAGCAGCATCAGGCGGATGCCTTACGCATGCGAGCGGTCGAGACGCGGAGTGACTTCGTGCGGGCGGCCAATACCGGAATCTCGGGTTTCTACGACGCGCGCGGGCGGATGTACCAGGCCACCGATACCTATGTCGAGGGCGTCGAGGTTCGCGACATCCGCCGCTCGGCACGACCGACGACCTATTCGCGAACGGGGGACTGGATCGTCGCTATTCTCGTGGCAGGTCTGATCGGTGCGTGGCTGCAGGCATTCCGTTCCACCCGGATTCGACCCAAATCCTTCGCTCGGTAG
- a CDS encoding class IV adenylate cyclase encodes MDSLTEIEIKLAFPSVAEALEKIRALGAVEGAPRVFEDNLLFEHDDHPVRENGQTLRLRRAGSRSILTLKSKVKGEFRHKVRLEDETAVADGDAIERVFLGLGFRPSWRYQKFRTTFRLDDLQIYLDETALGCYVELEGPGDLIDAAAARLGYGPESYIKASYRRLQESVHREQGTEPGDLLIAEEDRP; translated from the coding sequence ATGGATTCACTCACCGAGATCGAGATCAAGCTGGCGTTTCCCTCCGTTGCGGAGGCGCTGGAGAAGATTCGGGCGTTGGGCGCCGTCGAAGGGGCACCCAGAGTTTTCGAGGACAACCTTCTCTTCGAGCATGACGATCATCCGGTGCGCGAGAATGGACAGACCCTGAGATTGCGACGGGCCGGGAGCCGATCGATCCTCACCCTCAAGTCGAAGGTCAAGGGCGAGTTCCGCCACAAGGTTCGCCTCGAAGACGAGACCGCCGTCGCCGACGGTGACGCGATCGAGCGGGTCTTTCTGGGGCTCGGCTTTCGACCGAGTTGGCGCTATCAGAAGTTCCGGACGACCTTCCGACTCGACGATCTTCAGATCTATCTGGATGAGACCGCGCTGGGTTGTTACGTGGAGCTCGAGGGACCCGGGGACCTGATCGACGCGGCGGCGGCCCGACTGGGCTATGGCCCGGAGAGTTACATCAAGGCGAGCTACCGTCGCCTCCAGGAGAGCGTTCATCGTGAGCAGGGAACAGAGCCCGGCGATCTCCTGATCGCGGAGGAAGATCGCCCATGA
- a CDS encoding sugar phosphate nucleotidyltransferase, whose product MRAMLLAAGLGRRLAPLTDRYPKPTIPVLGRPMLLQQLARLERAGCDRVVINEHHLGQVIRQTVARSEYVDGPMEILFSHEPVLLGTAGGLRNVADQLRGDGPILVLNADFVSDIDIRWAYDAHMDSDAAATLVTGPRREGYSNLDVDGLGRVHSIAGEPPTAEGVSCEQEMFTGCHVLDESLLERIPFGMPCEIVPTLYRPLAAEGRLGSVLHRGFWWDVGSPRAYLDGSLQLMAALAEQELEIGEHDGIHHEEDALVCRGAGADVDSTATLRGQVAVGFATRVGEESFVENSILMPETWVGPRCRLTRCVVTTGVELPAGFEMTDGWIVADDGIPPADRGNWRQEGTLAIRSLAPET is encoded by the coding sequence ATGAGGGCGATGCTTCTGGCCGCGGGGTTGGGACGCCGGCTGGCTCCACTCACCGACCGCTACCCGAAACCGACGATTCCCGTCCTCGGGCGACCGATGCTGCTGCAGCAACTGGCCCGACTGGAACGAGCGGGATGCGACCGTGTGGTCATCAACGAACATCACCTTGGCCAGGTGATCCGTCAGACCGTCGCACGCTCCGAGTATGTCGACGGACCGATGGAGATCCTCTTCTCCCATGAACCGGTATTGCTGGGAACCGCCGGTGGATTGCGGAACGTCGCCGACCAGTTGCGGGGCGACGGTCCGATCCTGGTCCTCAACGCCGACTTCGTCTCCGACATCGATATCCGCTGGGCCTACGACGCCCACATGGACTCCGACGCCGCCGCGACACTCGTCACCGGTCCCAGGCGTGAAGGCTACTCGAACCTGGACGTCGATGGGTTGGGCCGAGTCCACTCGATCGCCGGCGAACCGCCGACGGCCGAAGGTGTCTCCTGCGAACAGGAGATGTTCACGGGCTGTCATGTGCTCGATGAGTCGCTTCTGGAGCGAATCCCCTTCGGCATGCCGTGCGAAATCGTCCCGACGCTCTATCGACCGCTTGCGGCAGAAGGACGATTGGGATCCGTTCTGCATCGCGGGTTCTGGTGGGACGTCGGCTCGCCACGGGCCTACCTCGATGGGTCGTTGCAACTCATGGCGGCGTTGGCCGAGCAGGAACTCGAGATCGGCGAACACGATGGGATCCATCACGAGGAGGACGCCCTGGTCTGTCGCGGAGCCGGTGCGGACGTGGATAGCACGGCGACACTTCGTGGACAGGTCGCCGTCGGCTTCGCGACCCGCGTCGGCGAAGAGAGTTTCGTGGAGAACTCGATCCTCATGCCGGAGACCTGGGTGGGACCCCGCTGCCGACTGACCCGTTGTGTGGTGACCACCGGTGTCGAACTCCCCGCGGGGTTCGAGATGACCGATGGATGGATCGTCGCCGACGACGGCATACCGCCGGCCGATCGTGGAAACTGGCGGCAGGAAGGCACCCTCGCCATACGGTCCCTGGCCCCCGAGACCTAG
- a CDS encoding phosphotransferase — protein sequence MRSEVQAIFGRPDGSTRLVGVEAMAGDASTRRFHRCRLDEGQDVVVMDYGTPFKGETDDLRLQRIFVDADLPCAEVLSVHPDPGCVVWADLGQLTLEASLRRSTRRPDWLAAVQLAARIADQGTPVLAGSDLRNGPRLDGTRFRREMDFFVTHFIGGHLNVQPPAAILTPLLHRLADEAGRCPQPVLCHRDFHSRNIVLSDGGDLALVDLQDACWGPDSYDLASWLYDAYFDRPDDWVSVGIETFVRDRLDADEVPRFQERLEPVAAQRMLKALGTFGFQAASRGEPRYLEGVPRTVSRLRTLLPRFPLGEEILAILDPIFP from the coding sequence ATGCGTTCGGAGGTTCAGGCCATCTTCGGTCGACCCGATGGATCGACGAGACTCGTTGGCGTCGAAGCGATGGCCGGTGACGCCTCCACCCGTCGATTCCATCGCTGCCGGCTGGACGAGGGTCAAGACGTCGTGGTCATGGACTACGGGACCCCGTTCAAGGGTGAGACCGACGATCTGCGGCTACAACGAATTTTCGTCGATGCAGACCTTCCCTGTGCAGAGGTCCTGTCGGTTCACCCCGACCCCGGCTGCGTCGTGTGGGCCGATCTGGGTCAACTCACTCTCGAAGCATCCTTGCGACGATCGACGAGACGGCCCGATTGGTTGGCGGCGGTTCAGCTGGCGGCCCGGATCGCCGACCAGGGCACTCCGGTCCTGGCCGGTTCCGATCTTCGAAACGGTCCCCGTCTCGACGGAACGCGCTTTCGACGGGAGATGGACTTCTTCGTCACCCACTTTATCGGTGGCCACCTAAACGTCCAGCCTCCGGCGGCAATCCTCACGCCGCTTCTTCATCGTCTGGCCGATGAGGCCGGACGATGCCCGCAGCCGGTGCTCTGTCACCGCGATTTCCACTCACGAAATATCGTGCTGTCCGATGGCGGCGATCTGGCGCTGGTCGATCTGCAGGATGCCTGTTGGGGGCCGGACAGCTACGACCTGGCGTCGTGGCTGTATGACGCCTACTTCGATCGACCGGACGATTGGGTGTCGGTGGGTATCGAGACGTTCGTTCGAGATCGTCTCGATGCCGACGAGGTCCCTCGGTTCCAGGAACGGCTCGAGCCGGTGGCCGCACAGAGAATGTTGAAGGCACTGGGAACTTTCGGCTTCCAGGCCGCGTCCCGTGGGGAGCCACGATATCTCGAGGGGGTTCCGCGGACGGTCTCCCGTCTCCGAACGTTGCTTCCGCGGTTTCCGCTGGGAGAAGAGATCCTGGCGATCCTCGATCCGATCTTCCCCTGA
- a CDS encoding TldD/PmbA family protein has translation MTPTAYDDPLNSHKNDDCPWLAAIRVGAAALPRVPTAPTLFHERRIDGWIEGAGSGPLREFVGTQSGLSIDFWSKESPWHRFRAGVGVEEIPAVVADWIDPENSSHGSSGVSSDEDGWTTKFRRQFPALRWEVESAIDAIEGGPADLRARVRWVGFDQIAIGAGGGEEPWRDRRQGSRVRVEAWHPDYGVVAVRERVLESVEGWGAALGAEAMARGLQVIDAGGVRIASAGTHNFLLGPAMGGVLVHELVGHALEGDVATQSWLATGPPLHPQLRVIDDPRRGRGAWRLDDQGVEARTVELIAGGRVGEPLLDLRRAAERGVPSNGHGRRAGYRDPVLPRMGATYIDAGDDDPKGMIADIKEGLYVRRIESASTDPKRGRGSFRVTESDRIVGGRLAQPIAPFLVDVNGMTLLRGPLRIGHDLTFDTTVGSCHRHGQPLATTVGGPTIWLGSMEIRT, from the coding sequence GTGACACCGACGGCTTATGACGATCCGCTAAACTCCCACAAAAACGACGATTGTCCGTGGCTGGCGGCAATCCGGGTCGGGGCTGCGGCTCTGCCACGGGTTCCGACCGCCCCCACGCTGTTCCACGAACGCCGAATCGATGGCTGGATCGAGGGGGCCGGATCCGGCCCACTACGAGAATTCGTGGGCACCCAGTCCGGACTCTCCATCGATTTCTGGAGCAAAGAGTCGCCGTGGCACCGATTTCGGGCGGGGGTCGGCGTCGAGGAGATCCCGGCGGTCGTCGCCGATTGGATCGACCCCGAGAATTCGTCTCACGGTTCGAGTGGGGTCTCGTCCGACGAGGACGGCTGGACCACGAAATTCCGTCGGCAGTTCCCGGCCCTGCGTTGGGAAGTCGAATCGGCGATCGACGCGATTGAGGGCGGTCCCGCGGACCTCAGGGCTCGTGTTCGGTGGGTCGGATTCGATCAGATTGCCATCGGAGCCGGTGGCGGAGAGGAGCCGTGGCGGGATCGTCGTCAGGGCTCTCGTGTCCGAGTCGAGGCCTGGCACCCAGACTACGGGGTTGTCGCTGTTCGGGAGCGCGTCCTGGAGTCGGTCGAAGGTTGGGGCGCGGCGCTCGGTGCCGAGGCGATGGCGAGAGGTCTGCAGGTGATCGACGCCGGAGGGGTTCGGATCGCCTCTGCGGGCACCCATAATTTTCTGCTAGGGCCTGCGATGGGTGGGGTCCTGGTCCACGAACTGGTGGGCCATGCTCTGGAAGGGGATGTGGCCACCCAAAGCTGGTTGGCTACCGGTCCGCCACTCCACCCACAGCTCCGCGTGATCGACGATCCGCGGCGCGGACGGGGAGCCTGGAGGCTCGACGACCAGGGGGTGGAAGCCCGAACGGTGGAACTCATTGCAGGGGGCCGGGTGGGGGAGCCGTTGCTGGATCTTCGACGGGCGGCCGAGCGGGGCGTTCCGTCCAACGGTCATGGCCGTCGAGCCGGCTATCGAGATCCGGTCCTGCCCCGAATGGGGGCGACCTATATCGACGCCGGCGACGACGATCCGAAAGGGATGATCGCCGACATCAAAGAGGGTCTCTACGTGAGGCGAATCGAGTCCGCGTCGACGGATCCGAAACGAGGCCGAGGTTCGTTTCGGGTCACGGAGTCCGATCGGATCGTGGGCGGCCGGTTGGCCCAACCCATCGCCCCGTTTCTTGTGGACGTCAATGGGATGACTCTACTCAGAGGCCCCTTACGGATCGGTCACGACTTGACCTTCGACACGACGGTTGGCTCTTGTCATAGGCATGGTCAACCCCTGGCCACGACCGTCGGCGGGCCGACAATCTGGTTAGGGTCGATGGAAATCAGAACTTAG